The following coding sequences lie in one Amycolatopsis cihanbeyliensis genomic window:
- a CDS encoding helix-turn-helix domain-containing GNAT family N-acetyltransferase, whose translation MTITAPLLAEPEAATYAGWFACLAEPTRVRLLHAVATAPGNITVGALTEQLGISQSTCSHHVRKLADVGFLHLHKDGTTTRVSINENCCAGLPHAADAVMGLLAPRPCCPEDTPADVRIRALRAEDWPAVRRIYGEGIATGIATFDTTVPSRATLDAQWLPGQRWVAEIDGEIVGWATLSPASTRACYSGVADSSVYVAADHRGRGVGKALIRQQVVEADCAGFWTLQTSVLTENRAGLALHRSAGYRTVGVRERIAQRNGTWHDTILLERRADAVARPHSH comes from the coding sequence ATGACGATCACCGCGCCGCTCCTGGCCGAGCCCGAGGCCGCCACCTACGCCGGGTGGTTCGCGTGCCTGGCCGAGCCGACCCGGGTGCGACTGCTGCACGCGGTGGCCACCGCCCCCGGCAACATCACCGTCGGCGCGCTCACCGAGCAGCTCGGCATCAGCCAGTCCACCTGCTCGCACCACGTCCGCAAGCTCGCCGACGTGGGCTTCCTGCACCTGCACAAGGACGGCACCACCACCCGGGTCTCGATCAACGAGAACTGCTGCGCCGGGCTGCCGCACGCCGCCGACGCGGTGATGGGCCTACTCGCACCACGGCCGTGCTGCCCGGAAGACACCCCGGCCGACGTCCGCATCCGAGCGTTGCGCGCCGAGGATTGGCCGGCCGTGCGGCGGATCTACGGCGAGGGCATCGCCACCGGGATCGCCACCTTCGACACCACCGTGCCCAGCCGCGCCACCCTGGACGCCCAGTGGCTGCCAGGACAACGCTGGGTCGCCGAGATCGATGGCGAGATCGTCGGCTGGGCAACGTTGAGCCCCGCGTCCACCCGCGCCTGCTATTCCGGCGTCGCCGACAGCTCGGTCTACGTCGCCGCCGACCACCGTGGCCGTGGCGTCGGTAAGGCACTCATCCGCCAGCAGGTCGTCGAGGCCGACTGCGCCGGGTTCTGGACTCTGCAAACCTCGGTGCTCACCGAGAACCGCGCCGGCCTCGCCCTGCACCGCAGCGCCGGCTACCGCACCGTCGGCGTCCGCGAACGCATCGCCCAACGCAACGGCACCTGGCACGACACCATCCTCCTCGAACGCCGTGCCGATGCCGTAGCCAGACCACACAGCCACTGA
- a CDS encoding FAD-dependent oxidoreductase — translation MGELPVAVVGAGPVGLAAAAELVERGIEPVVLERGDGAGAAVAEWGHVRLFSPWSELIAPAAARLLADTGWERPSGAVYPTGAEWADSYLRPLAAALGERVWCGAEVVGVARRGRDRVVDAGRDTEPLTVHIRRSDGGVELLAARALIDASGTWGSPNPLGADGLPAPGERVAGERVTYRVPDLTVEQTRERHAGRHVVVAGSGHSALTALVGLAGLAGSGTRVSWVLRRGAVGDAFGGGEADQLPARGALGLRAKQAVAAGQVRVVTGFRTETVELEPGGRLALVSATGDRIEGVDEAVALTGFRPDLSWLSELRLELDATLQAPTTLAPLIDPNVHSCGTVYPHGVRELSHPESGVFLAGMKSYGRAPTFLAMTGYEQVRSIVAALAGDRSAAERVELVLPETGVCGGAGLVDEPEAAAAGGCCASEPEPIGPPASSGAR, via the coding sequence ATGGGTGAATTGCCTGTGGCGGTGGTGGGCGCGGGCCCGGTGGGGCTGGCCGCGGCGGCCGAACTGGTCGAGCGCGGGATCGAGCCGGTGGTACTGGAGCGCGGTGACGGGGCGGGAGCGGCAGTGGCCGAGTGGGGCCATGTCCGGTTGTTCTCGCCCTGGTCGGAGCTGATTGCCCCGGCCGCCGCTCGATTGCTCGCCGACACCGGGTGGGAGCGACCGTCCGGTGCGGTGTACCCGACCGGGGCCGAGTGGGCCGACTCGTACCTGCGTCCGCTCGCGGCGGCACTGGGTGAACGGGTGTGGTGCGGTGCGGAGGTTGTCGGGGTGGCGCGGCGTGGCCGGGATCGGGTGGTGGACGCGGGCCGGGACACTGAGCCACTGACAGTCCACATTAGACGTTCCGATGGTGGTGTGGAGCTGCTGGCGGCGCGGGCGTTGATCGACGCGTCGGGTACCTGGGGGAGCCCGAATCCGCTTGGTGCCGATGGTTTGCCCGCACCGGGTGAGCGGGTGGCCGGCGAACGGGTGACCTACCGGGTCCCGGACCTGACCGTCGAACAGACGCGTGAGCGGCACGCAGGTAGGCACGTGGTGGTGGCCGGGAGCGGGCATTCGGCGCTGACGGCGCTGGTCGGGCTCGCCGGGCTCGCGGGCAGCGGGACGCGGGTGAGCTGGGTGCTGCGCCGAGGCGCGGTCGGTGACGCGTTCGGCGGCGGGGAGGCCGACCAGCTCCCGGCGCGGGGGGCGCTGGGGCTGCGGGCGAAGCAGGCCGTGGCGGCTGGGCAGGTGCGAGTGGTGACCGGGTTCCGCACCGAGACCGTGGAGCTCGAGCCTGGCGGGCGGCTGGCGCTGGTGTCCGCCACGGGCGACCGGATCGAGGGCGTGGACGAGGCGGTCGCGTTGACCGGGTTCCGGCCCGACCTTTCCTGGTTGTCCGAGCTGCGGTTGGAGCTGGACGCCACGTTGCAGGCGCCGACCACGCTGGCACCGCTGATCGACCCGAACGTGCACTCCTGCGGCACCGTCTACCCGCATGGCGTGCGCGAGCTCTCCCACCCCGAATCCGGGGTGTTCCTTGCCGGGATGAAGAGCTATGGGCGGGCACCGACATTTCTGGCGATGACCGGGTACGAGCAGGTGCGCAGCATCGTCGCCGCGCTGGCCGGGGACCGCTCCGCGGCCGAGCGAGTCGAGCTGGTGCTGCCCGAGACCGGGGTGTGCGGCGGGGCCGGGCTGGTCGACGAGCCGGAGGCCGCGGCGGCCGGAGGGTGTTGCGCGAGTGAGCCGGAGCCGATCGGCCCCCCGGCGTCCTCGGGCGCTCGTTGA
- a CDS encoding MFS transporter, giving the protein MALSTAARPGSLNRAGLSRVLATLCVTEVTSWGVLYYAFPVLATDISAATGWPLAWLIAAFSAGQLVAALVGIPVGRVLDRHGPRAVMTAGSVLAVPAVLAIAAAPNLAWFAGAWLLAGVAMGAVLYPPAFAALTRWYGPHRVRALTVLTLAAGLASTVFAPLTAALAARLEWRQVYLVLAIVLGLITIIGHAWGLRGPWPRSDEDAQGPAGQPPGRVVRSRPFIVLVAALALTAFATFAVVINLVPLLLERGVDAGTAAVALGLGGLGQVLGRLGYAPLVRWLNVRARTVVVLAAVAITTALLGVLTSVTALIVAAVVAGMARGILTLLQATAVTDRWGATHYGQLTGILSAPLTITVALAPWAGAGIAALTGGYSPMFLVLAALALGGSALGLAATPSSTERTP; this is encoded by the coding sequence ATGGCACTGTCCACGGCGGCGCGGCCCGGCTCGCTGAACCGGGCCGGGCTGAGCCGGGTGCTGGCCACCCTGTGCGTCACCGAGGTGACCAGCTGGGGCGTGCTGTACTACGCGTTTCCGGTGCTGGCCACCGACATCAGCGCGGCGACCGGGTGGCCACTGGCGTGGCTGATCGCCGCGTTTTCCGCAGGCCAGCTCGTGGCGGCGCTGGTCGGCATTCCCGTCGGCCGCGTCCTCGACCGGCACGGCCCCCGGGCGGTGATGACCGCGGGGTCGGTGCTGGCGGTACCCGCCGTGCTGGCGATCGCCGCCGCGCCGAACCTGGCGTGGTTCGCCGGTGCGTGGCTGCTGGCCGGGGTGGCCATGGGGGCCGTGCTCTACCCGCCCGCGTTCGCGGCGCTGACCCGCTGGTACGGACCCCATCGGGTACGGGCCCTGACCGTGCTCACCCTGGCGGCGGGCCTGGCGAGCACGGTGTTCGCGCCGCTCACGGCCGCGCTCGCGGCCCGGCTGGAGTGGCGCCAGGTCTACCTCGTGCTCGCCATCGTGCTCGGCCTGATCACGATCATCGGGCACGCTTGGGGGTTGCGCGGCCCCTGGCCACGATCCGATGAGGACGCTCAGGGCCCGGCAGGGCAGCCACCGGGACGGGTAGTGCGCAGCCGCCCCTTCATCGTGCTGGTGGCGGCGCTGGCGCTGACGGCGTTCGCCACGTTCGCCGTGGTGATCAACCTGGTGCCGCTGCTGCTGGAGCGGGGCGTCGACGCGGGCACGGCGGCCGTCGCGCTCGGCCTGGGCGGACTCGGCCAGGTACTCGGCCGCCTCGGCTACGCGCCGCTGGTTCGGTGGCTGAACGTGCGTGCCCGCACCGTGGTCGTGCTGGCGGCGGTGGCGATCACCACGGCACTGCTGGGCGTGCTGACCTCCGTGACCGCACTCATCGTCGCGGCCGTCGTCGCCGGCATGGCGCGGGGCATCCTCACCCTGCTGCAAGCCACCGCGGTGACCGACCGGTGGGGAGCCACCCACTACGGGCAGCTGACCGGAATCCTGTCCGCGCCACTCACCATCACCGTCGCACTGGCCCCGTGGGCCGGTGCCGGCATCGCCGCCCTCACCGGCGGCTACTCCCCCATGTTCCTCGTACTCGCCGCCCTGGCCCTCGGCGGTTCCGCGCTCGGGCTGGCCGCCACACCATCCTCGACGGAAAGGACACCATGA